DNA sequence from the Schlegelella aquatica genome:
CGACATCACGCCGCTGCTGCAAAACCCCAAGGTCTTCCGTGTGCTGATCGACCAGTTCGTGCACCGCTACTTCGATGTCAAGCCCGACGTCATCGCGGGCCTGGATGCGCGCGGCTTCATCATCGGCGCCGTGCTCGCCTACGAACTCAACGTCGGCTTCGTGCCGATCCGCAAGAAGGGCAAGCTGCCGTTCACCACGGTGGCCGAAACCTACGAGCTCGAGTACGGCTCGGCGACGGTGGAACTGCACACCGATGCCGTCAAGCCCGGCGACCGCGTGGTGCTGATCGACGACCTGATCGCCACCGGCGGTACGATGATGGCCGGCAAGCGCCTGCTGGAGCGCCTGGGCGCCACGGTGATCGAAGGCGCGGCCATTGTCGAGCTGCCCGAACTGGGCGGCGCCGACAAGCTGCGCGCCGCAGGCCTGCCGCTGTTCACGCTGGTGTCGTTCGACGGGCATTGAAAGCCGCGCGGGCGCCCGCCGGGGCGCATCTCGACCCGCGCGGTCGATGCCTTGCCTTCCAGGGAGGCGACAGCCCGGCCTGGACGGCCGAGGAGCGCGGGCCTCAACGCGCCTGGCGCACCGCCATCACGGCCGCGGCCGCGCGCGCCACTTCGAGCGCGATGCCCGGCACGCGCACGCCCAGTTCCTCGAAGCGGGGCAGCCGCAGCGCCCACAGCACGCCGGCCGTCATCGCTTCCACGTTGGCGCCGCGCGGCACGTCGGCGAACAGCGCGGGCTCGCCCACCACCGCGCCCGGCCGCAGGATGGCGACCTTGCTCGTGCCCGGCGCGCCGCCGCTCGCATACACCTGGTAGGTGCCCTGCGCCAGCAGGTACATCGCGCGGTCACCGCGGTCGCCCTGCTTGATGATCAAGTCCCCCGGCCGCACGTCGTGCCGGGTGAGGTACTGCGACAAGGTCTGCCACTGCCCCGCGTCCAGGCGGGGCCGAAACGCATCTTCGGCATTGAGCGACTGCACCGCCTGCACGAGCTGGTTGAAATCCATCGAGCTTCCCCGCAGCGTTCCCTGTTGGTGTGTGATGAGGCGCCGACCGGCTCGGCCATTGCGCGGCGCAGCGCACAAAGTGCTCCGCCAGGGGATTATGTGGCGCGTACCAAGCGTCCCACAATGGCACGAACAGGGGGGTTTGCCGCTCGTCGCCTCTGCGCTGCCCTTCGTCGGTGCGCTGCAAATCCTGGTGTCGATGTTTACTTGCCGATACAGAAGCGGCTGAAGATCTCGCCGAGCAGGTCGTCAGCGGTGAAGCTACCGGTGATCTCGCCGAGCGCCTCGTGCGCGAGCCGCAGTTCCTCGGCGAGGAGGTCGAGCGCCTGGTCGGCGCACGCGGCATGCTGGTCGGCGAGGGCCAGGTGCTCGGCCGCGCGGCGCAGCGCCTGCAAGTGCCGCTCGCGCGCCATGTAGACGCCCTCCGGCTGCGCATGCCAGCCCGCCAGCTCCAGCAGCAGCGCGCGCAAGGCCTCCAGCCCTTCGCCGGTGCGCGCGGAGAGGGCGACGTACCGCTCGCCCTCGCGAGCCGCCGGCCGGGCACCCGGCCGGGCGTCGCACTTGTTGTACACGTGCACGATCTTCGGCCCCGCCGGCAGGCGCCGGGCGATCTCGCGCTCCCCCGCGTCGTACTCGGGCTCGCCCAGGCGCGTGAGGTCGTGCAGGAACAGCACCGCGTCGGCCGCCTCGATCTCGGCCCAACTGCGCGCGATGCCGATGCGCTCGACCTCGTCGGTCGCTTCGCGCAGGCCGGCGGTGTCGATCACGTGCAGCGGCACGCCCTCGATCTGGATCGTCTCGCTCACCTTGTCGCGCGTGGTGCCCGGGATCGGCGTGACGATGGCCAGCTCCGCCCCGGCCAGCGCGTTGAGCAGCGAGCTCTTGCCCACATTGGGCTGGCCGGCCAGCACCACCTGGATGCCCTCTCGCAGCAGCTGGCCCTGGTGGGCGCGGTCCATCACCGCGGCGAGCGTCTCGCGCAGCCGGGCCAGCCGGCCGCGCGCATCGGCCTTCTCGAGGAAGTCGATCTCCTCCTCCGGAAAGTCGAGCGTCGCCTCCACCAGCATGCGCAGCTGCACCATCTGCTCGCGCAGCGACTCCACCTCCTTCGAGAACGCCCCGGCCAGCGAGCGGCTGGCCGAGCGCGCCGCGGCCTCGGTGCTGGCGTCGATCAGGTCGCCGACCGCCTCGGCCTGCGCGAGATCGAGCTTGTCGTTGAGGAAGGCCCTTTGCGTGAACTCGCCCGGCTCGGCCAGCCGCAGACCGGGCAGCACGGGCCGGCCGGCCTCGCCCGGCTGCGTGGCCACCTCCAGACAGCGCGCGAGCAGCAGCTTGAGCACCACCGGCCCGCCGTGCGCCTGCAGCTCCAGCACATCCTCGCCGGTGTACGAATGCGGCGCGGGGAAGTAGATCGCGAGCCCCTGGTCGATCGGCTGGCCCTGCGCGTCGGGGAACGGCAGGTAGGTGGCGTGCCGCGGCGAGAGCGCGCGGCCGAAGAAGGCCCGCACGAAGGCGGACAGGTCGCGCCCCGACAGGCGCACGATGCCCACCGCCCCGCGCCCCGGCGCGGTGGCGATGGCGACGATGGGATCCTGCTGGCGAGCGAGCATGGCGCCATTGTCGCGGCATTCGCCGGCCGGCTCGCGGCGCGCCCACGAGCGTCTCTTTCAAGCGCCCAGCATCGCCGGCTCAAGGTCGACGGCGCCATGCAAAACGCCCCGGGGGCCGGGCCCGCGGGGCGTTGCGTTCAGGCACTCGGTGCGTGCCTGGCGTTCACTTCACGCCGAGCTGCCGGTTGATGAACCACTGCTGCGCGATCGACAGGATGTTGTTCGTCAGCCAGTACAGCACGAGGCCGGCCGGGAAGAAGAAGAACATCACCGAGAACACGAGCGGCATGATCCACATCATCTTCGCCTGCACCGGGTCCGGCGGCGTCGGGTTGAGCCAGGTCTGCAGCAGCGTCGAGGCCGTCATCAGCAGCGGCAGGATGTAGTACGGGTCCTTGACCGACAGGTCGGTGATCCAGCCGATCCACGGCGCATTGCGCATCTCGACCGAAGACAGCAACACCCAGTACAGCGCGATGAACACCGGGATCTGGATCAGGATGGGCAGGCAGCCGCCCATCGGATTGACCTTCTCCTCGCGGTAGATGCGCATCATCTCCTGCTGCATCTGCTGCGGCTTGTCCTTGTAGCGCTCGCGCAGCTCCTGCACGCGC
Encoded proteins:
- a CDS encoding cyclic nucleotide-binding domain-containing protein, translated to MDFNQLVQAVQSLNAEDAFRPRLDAGQWQTLSQYLTRHDVRPGDLIIKQGDRGDRAMYLLAQGTYQVYASGGAPGTSKVAILRPGAVVGEPALFADVPRGANVEAMTAGVLWALRLPRFEELGVRVPGIALEVARAAAAVMAVRQAR
- the mnmE gene encoding tRNA uridine-5-carboxymethylaminomethyl(34) synthesis GTPase MnmE encodes the protein MLARQQDPIVAIATAPGRGAVGIVRLSGRDLSAFVRAFFGRALSPRHATYLPFPDAQGQPIDQGLAIYFPAPHSYTGEDVLELQAHGGPVVLKLLLARCLEVATQPGEAGRPVLPGLRLAEPGEFTQRAFLNDKLDLAQAEAVGDLIDASTEAAARSASRSLAGAFSKEVESLREQMVQLRMLVEATLDFPEEEIDFLEKADARGRLARLRETLAAVMDRAHQGQLLREGIQVVLAGQPNVGKSSLLNALAGAELAIVTPIPGTTRDKVSETIQIEGVPLHVIDTAGLREATDEVERIGIARSWAEIEAADAVLFLHDLTRLGEPEYDAGEREIARRLPAGPKIVHVYNKCDARPGARPAAREGERYVALSARTGEGLEALRALLLELAGWHAQPEGVYMARERHLQALRRAAEHLALADQHAACADQALDLLAEELRLAHEALGEITGSFTADDLLGEIFSRFCIGK
- a CDS encoding adenine phosphoribosyltransferase, with translation MDTSAYIKSHIRTVPDWPSPGVQFRDITPLLQNPKVFRVLIDQFVHRYFDVKPDVIAGLDARGFIIGAVLAYELNVGFVPIRKKGKLPFTTVAETYELEYGSATVELHTDAVKPGDRVVLIDDLIATGGTMMAGKRLLERLGATVIEGAAIVELPELGGADKLRAAGLPLFTLVSFDGH